GGGCCCGCCGTGTTCGCGGCCCTGCGGAGGCCGCCGGAGGAGCTATACCTCAGGGCGGTCAGGGAGGTCGTCAGGGTGCGGGATGTAGAGGAGACGCTCTCGCCCGGCGTTCCCGAGAGGTGGATGTGGAGGACGCACGGCGGGAGGAGGGGTCTGGTCGGCGCGAGCGCGGCCGCGGCCTGGAGGGGAAGGCGCAGGACCTACGAGCTCCTGGCCTACAGGGAGAGGAGCAGGTGGGGGACGCCGAGGAGGATAGACTTCGATTCTGTTCTGAGGATGGACGAGGCCTTCAGGACGACCTTCAACAACGTCGACAGGCGGAACAGGCACGTCACAATCGCACCACACAGCCCCTGCCCCGTGCTGATTGGGATAAGGGCGACTTCTCCGGTCGAGCTCGAGGCCGCGGCCCTCGCCGTCGACACGGGGGAGAGAATCGACAGGATGCTGGTTTTCGTATCGAATCAGGGCACAGACGACCACCTCCAGAGGATGAGAATCGCGGACATCAAACCCCGCGTCTCGCCCGTCGTCGAGGGCACGGTCTCGAGAGCCCCGAGGACCCTCAGGGGGGGCCACGTCTTCTTCTCAATCCGGGACCCGACCGGCGAGCTGGTCTGCGCGGCCTACGAGCCGACGAAGGAATTCAGAAACGTGGTCAGGCGGCTCGTCCCCGGCGATAGGGTGGTTGCCTCGGGCG
The Thermoplasmata archaeon genome window above contains:
- a CDS encoding tRNA(Ile)(2)-agmatinylcytidine synthase, encoding MVFIIGVDDTDSPRGLCTTYVATELIREFREYELIGYPRLVRLNPNIPWKTRGNGAIALVLGKGRGAPEPAGWLDGRPVLVYRKFSPIRVELEGILSRAERVVLANSAIGERGTGPAVFAALRRPPEELYLRAVREVVRVRDVEETLSPGVPERWMWRTHGGRRGLVGASAAAAWRGRRRTYELLAYRERSRWGTPRRIDFDSVLRMDEAFRTTFNNVDRRNRHVTIAPHSPCPVLIGIRATSPVELEAAALAVDTGERIDRMLVFVSNQGTDDHLQRMRIADIKPRVSPVVEGTVSRAPRTLRGGHVFFSIRDPTGELVCAAYEPTKEFRNVVRRLVPGDRVVASGGVHGRPLTLNLEKLRVLSLAPLLRLRKPRCGRCGVVMKSRGRGGGFRCRRCGSRAGPESSSFEEIPRGLRPGIYEVPKCARRHLSKPLER